The stretch of DNA ctgtggcccaaagcactctgtcttttagtattaccaccggatacatacatgccacagacacataattgggtgaaccttttcagattgtgactcagctttgctagagtccccaattagaggtgtccagggttcttaagcacactctttttgccttggatcacacttttatttctttatttttctttctttttctctttctccctttttttcgcttcttttttttgtattcactgctttttcttgcttcaagaatcatttttatgatttttcagatcctcagtaacatgtctcctttttcatcattccttcaagagccaacattcatgaacaacaaattcaaaagatttatgcactgttcaagcatacattcagaaaccaaaatattgccaccacatcaaaataactaaactgttataaaattcaaaattcatgcaattctactctttttcaattaagaacatttttcattgttGGGTGGTCCTTGAGGCCCATGGTGAAATGctgcccagttggtgtttttggggcttaaaagatgcctcttgtttgtgcttcaatttcatgcccactgttccgagggttacctgaaacgtatagctcggtcgtctggagaagcccgaggtgggggtcagggacccgagcttgatatgtaaAGTGAttggtggtggtacctgcaatgacactccgatgcttaagttagcatgggtccaagcagatatgtgtagaatgtggaatgtgtgtcatacctgggtgctccagggtatttatagtagttggccgtgatcttccctggataagatattcttatcttatcttatcttttgggggttttatctctatctttgtagaaccgcctttcctaggccttttccggcctttaggttttgggttgcgttccttttgatgggccttcttagctttattgtccgaggtccgacctcaggcgtgggccttgggacgaggtcggacctttcatggattttgccgagttggaggagcccggtcagggtatcaacagtgcccctgcccgagttcgtcctttttgggaggtcgagctcgggcatagtagtttttcaaaattcaaaaatggccatttcctgcatttattgcattttaccgtttctcctcgatttccgttcgggctctgtgaaggcattatttatttgctcccTTCNNNNNNNNNNNNNNNNNNNNNNNNNNNNNNNNNNNNNNNNNNNNNNNNNNNNNNNNNNNNNNNNNNNNNNNNNNNNNNNNNNNNNNNNNNNNNNNNNNNNCGATGAGATCGGACAGAAGGAAGACGGAGAGGTGTTCAGGGCATGCCAAGTTTGTGCATTCCCTGTATGCCAGCCCTGCTATGAATATGAGAGGAGTGAAGGGAACCAGTGCTGCCCTCAATGCAACACTCGCTATAAGCGCCAAAAAGGTTATTAGCCTTTAATTTGTGGtatcaatatcatcatcatagatataaaaacaaataaaaggaCTTGGTTTTTATTGATGAAAAAATATTAGgctaaatgtttttttttttttttcttttttgttaattctctGCAGGTTGTCCTAGAGTTATTGGAGATGAGGAGGAGAATTTTAATGCAGAGGATTTTGATGATGAGTTTCAGATTAAGAACCATTCTGATGATGCTGATGCAAAACTTGCTTCTAATCATGGAGTAagacaacatcatcatcattcatcactGACAAATTGGcttataatttgaaattttatttatttattgttcccATAAATTAGTTTCTGAATTTTGGTTTTTGATTAGTTGGTTTTTCAAATTGATGAGTTTTTTAAGTCCAAACCGATGACTCAACTTgaaccaaaccgaaccaatCCAATATTTGATCAAATTAGTTTGGTTTAGATTTGTTGAGAAAAGATTTGTTTACTATGATACTATCAAAACTAACCTGATTACACCCCTATGATTTATTGAGTAATAAGTAATTGAAGTGAACAATTACAAAATTGTCcatgattgatgatttttcttaGTAGGATGTTCTCTTTTGTTTTATATATCTTTTCTGATTTGGTTTACTGTTTTATAGTTGCTGGCAAGGATTTTGAAGGAGACAAAGAATTTTATAGCAATGAAGAATGGCAAGAAAGAGTAGAGAAATGGAAAGTAAGGCAAGAGAAGAAAGGTTTGCTAaacaaagaggaagaaaaagaacaagtTGAAGATGATGATTACCTGTAAGTGATTTCTTA from Arachis duranensis cultivar V14167 chromosome 4, aradu.V14167.gnm2.J7QH, whole genome shotgun sequence encodes:
- the LOC110280436 gene encoding cellulose synthase A catalytic subunit 7 [UDP-forming]-like, whose protein sequence is DEIGQKEDGEVFRACQVCAFPVCQPCYEYERSEGNQCCPQCNTRYKRQKGCPRVIGDEEENFNAEDFDDEFQIKNHSDDADAKLASNHGVRQHHHHSSLTNWLII